Proteins from one Mastacembelus armatus chromosome 16, fMasArm1.2, whole genome shotgun sequence genomic window:
- the znf384b gene encoding zinc finger protein 384b isoform X1 yields MMEDSHFNSSYFWSPVPTVPGQIENAMFLNKVKEQQEKSTSFPPSSASHYQTALLTIPSPGAKTDGIGQAGSAAHLHPPHSTQNITVLPVPSTGIMTAAGLVITTPQGTLVSPTSSQSFVSGHPATTMIVSALHSPDKKEGDGASHVVVMPTPSKRGRKKKTTVPRIGPVGGPGNETLILAHLSAGGQVTSLQHHPGDPYDLSNEEEDHVPKDGSKTYRCRMCAATFFSKSDMQIHSKSHTEAKPHKCPHCAKSFANSSYLAQHIRIHSGAKPYTCSYCQKSFRQLSHLQQHTRNHTESKPHKCPHCTKSFANSSYLAQHVRIHTGVKPYTCSFCQKCFRQLSHLQQHNRIHTGDRPYKCTHPGCEKSFTQLSNLQSHRRQHNKDKPYKCTNCNKGYIDAASLEVHMSTHTVKHARIYSCGLCNRTYTSVRPMSISEEHFYMKHCESPHWHQTPGSYFTPCSHVSTVSPLPILPSSQETYLVKHMEKHNPDQLTAPAVVAAQAAQQNQNQSQAQGQAGAQSRAENADGGSSRPGGAGGGHQGQSQSNYPQTDTISCPFDLHQYKTVSASDIQYKPVSVADITSHKDLCLTVSASTIQVEHLNS; encoded by the exons ATGATGGAAGATTCTCATTTTAATTCATCATATTTCTGGTCTCCAGTCCCAACCGTGCCAGGACAG ATTGAGAATGCCATGTTCTTGAACAAGGTGAAAGAGCAACAGGAAAAGAGTacttccttccctccttcctctgcATCGCACTACCAAACAGCTCTTCTCACCATCCCCTCTCCTGGGGCCAAGACAGATGGAATAGGGCAGGCCGGTAGCGCTGCGCACCTCCACCCTCCTCACAGCACCCAGAACATCACAGTGCTCCCTGTCCCCTCCACAGGCATCATGACAGCAG CGGGCCTGGTCATCACAACTCCTCAGGGAACGCTAGTTTCTCCCACCTCCTCTCAGTCATTTGTCTCCGGTCATCCGGCAACAACTATGATTGTTTCAGCACTCCACTCTCCAG ACAAAAAAGAAGGGGATGGGGCATCTCATGTGGTTGTGATGCCGACGCCCTCAAAACGAGgcaggaagaagaagacaacAGTGCCAAGGATTGGTCCTGTGGGTGGACCAGGAAATGAAACACTAATACTGGCTCATCTGTCAGCTGGTGGCCAG gtGACATCATTGCAGCATCATCCTGGTGACCCATATGACTTGTCAAATGAAGAGGAAGACCATGTCCCAAAAGATGGCAGTAAGACTTACAG GTGCCGGATGTGTGCGGCGACCTTCTTCAGTAAGTCTGACATGCAGATCCACTCCAAGTCGCACACAGAGGCCAAACCTCACAAGTGTCCTCACTGCGCCAAGTCATTCGCCAACTCCAGCTACCTGGCCCAGCACATCCGCATCCACAGCGGAGCCAAGCCTTACACCTGCTCCTACTGCCAGAAATCTTTCAGGCagctcagtcatttacagcagcaCACACG GAATCACACAGAGTCAAAGCCTCACAAGTGTCCCCATTGCACCAAGTCATTTGCCAACTCTAGCTACCTGGCCCAACATGTCCGCATCCATACTGGAGTGAAACCCTACACCTGCTCCTTCTGCCAAAAGTGCTTCAGACAGCTCAgtcaccttcagcagcacaaCAG GATTCACACAGGGGATAGGCCATATAAGTGCACCCATCCTGGCTGTGAGAAATCCTTCACACAACTCTCAAATTTACAG TCCCACCGGCGTCAGCACAACAAGGACAAGCCCTACAAGTGCACCAACTGCAATAAAGGATACATAGATGCAGCCAGCCTGGAGGTgcacatgtccacacacactgtcaaacaTGCCAGGATCTACTCATGTGGTCTCTGCAACCGCACTTATACCTCAGTAAGACCAATGTCAATTTCTGAAGAGCATTTCTACATGAAACACTGTGAATCGCCTCACTGGCATCAGACACCTGGCAGCTACTTTACACCGTGTAGTCATGTGTCCACTGTTTCCCCTCTACCTATCCTCCCCTCATCTCAGGAGACGTATCTGGTGAAACACATGGAGAAACACAACCCAGACCAGCTGACTGCACCAGCAGTTGTggcagcacaggcagcacaacagaaccagaaccaaagcCAGGCCCAGGGCCAGGCTGGAGCTCAAAGCCGGGCAGAGAATGCTGACGGAGGATCAAGCAGacctggaggagcaggaggaggccACCAGGGACAGAGCCAGAGCAACTACCCCCAGACAGACACCATCTCTTGTCCATTTGACCTGCACCAGTATAAGACAGTATCTGCCAGTGACATTCAATACAAACCAGTCAGTGTGGCTGATATTACTTCCCACAAGGACCTTTGTCTCACTGTGTCAGCGTCCACCATTCAAGTGGAGCACCTCAATTCTTAG
- the znf384b gene encoding zinc finger protein 384b isoform X3: protein MMEDSHFNSSYFWSPVPTVPGQIENAMFLNKVKEQQEKSTSFPPSSASHYQTALLTIPSPGAKTDGIGQAGSAAHLHPPHSTQNITVLPVPSTGIMTAAGLVITTPQGTLVSPTSSQSFVSGHPATTMIVSALHSPDKKEGDGASHVVVMPTPSKRGRKKKTTVPRIGPVGGPGNETLILAHLSAGGQVTSLQHHPGDPYDLSNEEEDHVPKDGSKTYRNHTESKPHKCPHCTKSFANSSYLAQHVRIHTGVKPYTCSFCQKCFRQLSHLQQHNRIHTGDRPYKCTHPGCEKSFTQLSNLQSHRRQHNKDKPYKCTNCNKGYIDAASLEVHMSTHTVKHARIYSCGLCNRTYTSETYLVKHMEKHNPDQLTAPAVVAAQAAQQNQNQSQAQGQAGAQSRAENADGGSSRPGGAGGGHQGQSQSNYPQTDTISCPFDLHQYKTVSASDIQYKPVSVADITSHKDLCLTVSASTIQVEHLNS, encoded by the exons ATGATGGAAGATTCTCATTTTAATTCATCATATTTCTGGTCTCCAGTCCCAACCGTGCCAGGACAG ATTGAGAATGCCATGTTCTTGAACAAGGTGAAAGAGCAACAGGAAAAGAGTacttccttccctccttcctctgcATCGCACTACCAAACAGCTCTTCTCACCATCCCCTCTCCTGGGGCCAAGACAGATGGAATAGGGCAGGCCGGTAGCGCTGCGCACCTCCACCCTCCTCACAGCACCCAGAACATCACAGTGCTCCCTGTCCCCTCCACAGGCATCATGACAGCAG CGGGCCTGGTCATCACAACTCCTCAGGGAACGCTAGTTTCTCCCACCTCCTCTCAGTCATTTGTCTCCGGTCATCCGGCAACAACTATGATTGTTTCAGCACTCCACTCTCCAG ACAAAAAAGAAGGGGATGGGGCATCTCATGTGGTTGTGATGCCGACGCCCTCAAAACGAGgcaggaagaagaagacaacAGTGCCAAGGATTGGTCCTGTGGGTGGACCAGGAAATGAAACACTAATACTGGCTCATCTGTCAGCTGGTGGCCAG gtGACATCATTGCAGCATCATCCTGGTGACCCATATGACTTGTCAAATGAAGAGGAAGACCATGTCCCAAAAGATGGCAGTAAGACTTACAG GAATCACACAGAGTCAAAGCCTCACAAGTGTCCCCATTGCACCAAGTCATTTGCCAACTCTAGCTACCTGGCCCAACATGTCCGCATCCATACTGGAGTGAAACCCTACACCTGCTCCTTCTGCCAAAAGTGCTTCAGACAGCTCAgtcaccttcagcagcacaaCAG GATTCACACAGGGGATAGGCCATATAAGTGCACCCATCCTGGCTGTGAGAAATCCTTCACACAACTCTCAAATTTACAG TCCCACCGGCGTCAGCACAACAAGGACAAGCCCTACAAGTGCACCAACTGCAATAAAGGATACATAGATGCAGCCAGCCTGGAGGTgcacatgtccacacacactgtcaaacaTGCCAGGATCTACTCATGTGGTCTCTGCAACCGCACTTATACCTCA GAGACGTATCTGGTGAAACACATGGAGAAACACAACCCAGACCAGCTGACTGCACCAGCAGTTGTggcagcacaggcagcacaacagaaccagaaccaaagcCAGGCCCAGGGCCAGGCTGGAGCTCAAAGCCGGGCAGAGAATGCTGACGGAGGATCAAGCAGacctggaggagcaggaggaggccACCAGGGACAGAGCCAGAGCAACTACCCCCAGACAGACACCATCTCTTGTCCATTTGACCTGCACCAGTATAAGACAGTATCTGCCAGTGACATTCAATACAAACCAGTCAGTGTGGCTGATATTACTTCCCACAAGGACCTTTGTCTCACTGTGTCAGCGTCCACCATTCAAGTGGAGCACCTCAATTCTTAG
- the gnl1 gene encoding guanine nucleotide-binding protein-like 1, with protein sequence MPRKKPFSNKQKKKQLQVKRERKRGDTGSGPSSRNASVERGGERQSDTSDSETTDVRRINPQPFSRDARYDPNRFRLHFEKESKEEVEKRKKLAQEKVLQPVSEKELEVDINDIYPPDKALGFPRRPSWNYDMTRENLLRKEEKSYREYLNDLHSRNPPGSLSHFEHNLETWRQLWRVLEMSDVILLIADIRHPVLQFPPAMYRYITGELQKQMVLVLNKADLCPPPLVIAWKHYMTSQFPHLHIVCFTSHPGQPYSTVLQKKRMRRKADWNNAGGPIDILKACQEITAGRVDLTSWEQKIQRDAVAERLDGERTDEGAESVLLEHQSDSALEMSSPSQELYKDGVLTLGCIGFPNVGKSSIINSLVGRKVVSVSRTPGHTKYFQTYYLTPTVKLCDCPGLVFPSRVNKQLQILAGIYPVSQLQEPYTSVGYLCERTPFLSVLKLKHPSLLANETQHGNQRSEELSWTAWDVCEAWAERRGYKTAKAARNDVYRAANSLLRLAVDGRLCLCLRPPGYSCLREHWENHPDLPEIMALQGRTTEEEGTGERDDEEDGESSTEPEEERDRDADDDEDGDDEDEGFGHSKCKDDKPPGFNVNMYNVLRENECE encoded by the exons ATGCCTCGGAAAAAGCCattcagcaacaaacaaaagaagaaacagctaCAAGTCAAGcgggagagaaagagag GTGACACAGGTTCTGGGCCGAGCAGCCGCAATGCCAGTGTGGAGCGAGGAGGAGAGCGACAGTCAGATACCTCAGACAGTGAGACCACTGATGTTAGAAGAATAAACCCGCAGCCCTTCAGCAGAGATGCAAGATATGACCCCAACAG GTTCCGACTACACTTTGAGAAGGAGAGTAAAGAGGAGgtggaaaagaggaagaagttGGCCCAAGAGAAGGTGCTACAGCCAGTCTCTGAAAAAGAACTTGAAGTCGATATTAATGACATTTATCCCCCAGATAAAG CTCTTGGTTTTCCACGGCGACCATCTTGGAATTATGATATGACCCGAGAGAACTTGCTAAGGAAAGAGGAGAAGTCGTACAGAGAGTACCTGAATGATCTGCACTCCAGAAACCCACCTGGCTCCCTCAGCCACTTTGAGCACAATCTTGAG ACATGGAGGCAGTTATGGAGAGTATTGGAGATGTCTGATGTTATTCTACTCATCGCGGATATCAGGCACCCG GTGCTGCAGTTCCCTCCAGCCATGTACCGGTACATCACAGGAGAGCTGCAGAAGCAGATGGTCTTGGTGTTGAACAAAGCTGACCTATGTCCACCCCCACTGGTGATTGCCTGGAAACACTACATGACCTCTCAGTTTCCCCACCTGCATATAGTCTGCTTCACCTCCCACCCTGGACAGCCCTACAGCACAG TGCTCCAGaaaaagaggatgaggaggaaggcTGACTGGAATAACGCTGGCGGTCCTATAGATATCCTGAAGGCCTGTCAAGAGATCACAGCAGGGAGAG TTGACCTGACCAGCTGGGAGCAGAAGATCCAGAGAGATGCTGTTGCAGAGAGACTCGATGGAGAGCGGACAGATGAGGGAGCCGAGTCTGTGCTGTTGGAGCATCAGAGTGATAGTGCTCTGGAGATGagcagtccatcacaggaaCTTTACAAAGATGGGGTTCTCACTTTGGGCTGTATAG GCTTTCCAAATGTTGGCAAGTCATCCATTATAAACAGCCTGGTGGGGAGGAAGGTGGTGAGTGTGTCTCGAACCCCAGGCCACACCAAATACTTCCAGACGTACTACCTCACCccaacagtcaaactctgtgactGCCCTGGGCTGGTCTTTCCCTCTCGTGTCAATAAACAGTTACAG ATTCTAGCAGGCATCTACCCAGTGTCTCAGTTGCAAGAGCCTTACACCTCAGTTGGTTACCTGTGTGAGAGGACCCCCTTCCTCTCTGTACTGAAGCTGAAACATCCCAGCTTGTTGGCAAATGAAACCCAGCATGGAAATCAGCGGTCTGAAGAGCTCAGCTGGACTGCCTGGGATGTCTGTGAGG CAtgggcagagaggagaggataTAAGACAGCAAAAGCAGCTCGCAATGATGTTTACCGTGCAGCTAATAGTCTCCTGCGACTGGCAGTTGACGGCagattgtgtctgtgtctcagaCCACCTGGCTACAGCTGCTTGAGAG AGCATTGGGAAAACCACCCAGACTTGCCAGAGATTATGGCTCTGCAAGGAAGGAcgacagaggaggagggaacAGGAGAAAgggatgatgaggaggatggagagTCTAGCACAGagccagaggaagagagagaccgggatgcagatgatgatgaggatggagatgatgaagatgagggGTTTGGACATTCAAAATGTAAAGACGACAAGCCACCTGGCTTCAATGTCAACATGTACAATGTCCTTCGGGAAAATGAGTGTGAGTGA
- the znf384b gene encoding zinc finger protein 384b isoform X2 → MMEDSHFNSSYFWSPVPTVPGQIENAMFLNKVKEQQEKSTSFPPSSASHYQTALLTIPSPGAKTDGIGQAGSAAHLHPPHSTQNITVLPVPSTGIMTAAGLVITTPQGTLVSPTSSQSFVSGHPATTMIVSALHSPDKKEGDGASHVVVMPTPSKRGRKKKTTVPRIGPVGGPGNETLILAHLSAGGQVTSLQHHPGDPYDLSNEEEDHVPKDGSKTYRCRMCAATFFSKSDMQIHSKSHTEAKPHKCPHCAKSFANSSYLAQHIRIHSGAKPYTCSYCQKSFRQLSHLQQHTRNHTESKPHKCPHCTKSFANSSYLAQHVRIHTGVKPYTCSFCQKCFRQLSHLQQHNRIHTGDRPYKCTHPGCEKSFTQLSNLQSHRRQHNKDKPYKCTNCNKGYIDAASLEVHMSTHTVKHARIYSCGLCNRTYTSETYLVKHMEKHNPDQLTAPAVVAAQAAQQNQNQSQAQGQAGAQSRAENADGGSSRPGGAGGGHQGQSQSNYPQTDTISCPFDLHQYKTVSASDIQYKPVSVADITSHKDLCLTVSASTIQVEHLNS, encoded by the exons ATGATGGAAGATTCTCATTTTAATTCATCATATTTCTGGTCTCCAGTCCCAACCGTGCCAGGACAG ATTGAGAATGCCATGTTCTTGAACAAGGTGAAAGAGCAACAGGAAAAGAGTacttccttccctccttcctctgcATCGCACTACCAAACAGCTCTTCTCACCATCCCCTCTCCTGGGGCCAAGACAGATGGAATAGGGCAGGCCGGTAGCGCTGCGCACCTCCACCCTCCTCACAGCACCCAGAACATCACAGTGCTCCCTGTCCCCTCCACAGGCATCATGACAGCAG CGGGCCTGGTCATCACAACTCCTCAGGGAACGCTAGTTTCTCCCACCTCCTCTCAGTCATTTGTCTCCGGTCATCCGGCAACAACTATGATTGTTTCAGCACTCCACTCTCCAG ACAAAAAAGAAGGGGATGGGGCATCTCATGTGGTTGTGATGCCGACGCCCTCAAAACGAGgcaggaagaagaagacaacAGTGCCAAGGATTGGTCCTGTGGGTGGACCAGGAAATGAAACACTAATACTGGCTCATCTGTCAGCTGGTGGCCAG gtGACATCATTGCAGCATCATCCTGGTGACCCATATGACTTGTCAAATGAAGAGGAAGACCATGTCCCAAAAGATGGCAGTAAGACTTACAG GTGCCGGATGTGTGCGGCGACCTTCTTCAGTAAGTCTGACATGCAGATCCACTCCAAGTCGCACACAGAGGCCAAACCTCACAAGTGTCCTCACTGCGCCAAGTCATTCGCCAACTCCAGCTACCTGGCCCAGCACATCCGCATCCACAGCGGAGCCAAGCCTTACACCTGCTCCTACTGCCAGAAATCTTTCAGGCagctcagtcatttacagcagcaCACACG GAATCACACAGAGTCAAAGCCTCACAAGTGTCCCCATTGCACCAAGTCATTTGCCAACTCTAGCTACCTGGCCCAACATGTCCGCATCCATACTGGAGTGAAACCCTACACCTGCTCCTTCTGCCAAAAGTGCTTCAGACAGCTCAgtcaccttcagcagcacaaCAG GATTCACACAGGGGATAGGCCATATAAGTGCACCCATCCTGGCTGTGAGAAATCCTTCACACAACTCTCAAATTTACAG TCCCACCGGCGTCAGCACAACAAGGACAAGCCCTACAAGTGCACCAACTGCAATAAAGGATACATAGATGCAGCCAGCCTGGAGGTgcacatgtccacacacactgtcaaacaTGCCAGGATCTACTCATGTGGTCTCTGCAACCGCACTTATACCTCA GAGACGTATCTGGTGAAACACATGGAGAAACACAACCCAGACCAGCTGACTGCACCAGCAGTTGTggcagcacaggcagcacaacagaaccagaaccaaagcCAGGCCCAGGGCCAGGCTGGAGCTCAAAGCCGGGCAGAGAATGCTGACGGAGGATCAAGCAGacctggaggagcaggaggaggccACCAGGGACAGAGCCAGAGCAACTACCCCCAGACAGACACCATCTCTTGTCCATTTGACCTGCACCAGTATAAGACAGTATCTGCCAGTGACATTCAATACAAACCAGTCAGTGTGGCTGATATTACTTCCCACAAGGACCTTTGTCTCACTGTGTCAGCGTCCACCATTCAAGTGGAGCACCTCAATTCTTAG